A single region of the Lysinibacillus sp. B2A1 genome encodes:
- a CDS encoding endonuclease, whose translation MEKNNSHYFYVLECADQSFYAGYTNNVDKRVAVHNAGKGAKYTRARGPVKCIYMEEFDTKQEAMRAEYAFKQLTRTQKINYIRRGES comes from the coding sequence ATGGAAAAGAACAATAGTCACTACTTTTACGTGTTAGAATGCGCCGATCAATCATTTTATGCAGGTTATACAAATAATGTAGATAAGCGTGTAGCTGTACATAACGCTGGTAAAGGGGCAAAATATACAAGAGCCAGAGGACCAGTGAAATGTATTTATATGGAAGAGTTTGACACAAAGCAAGAGGCAATGCGTGCAGAATATGCTTTTAAGCAACTAACAAGAACACAGAAAATTAATTATATAAGGAGGGGTGAATCGTGA
- a CDS encoding methionine--tRNA ligase, whose protein sequence is MSEQNKTFYITTPIYYPSGKFHIGTAYTTVASDTIARYKRLRGYDVRFLTGMDEHGQKIQEKAAEAGKHPQEYVNEIADAAKRLWALMDISYDDFIQTTQDRHKKAVEKIFQKFLDNGDIYKGEYEGWYCTPCESFFTETQLENGNCPDCGRPVHKVKEESYFFNMKKYADRLLAYYEENLEFIEPESRKNEMINNFIKPGLEDLSVSRTSFDWGIKVPGDPKHVIYVWVDALTNYITALGYLSEDETLFNKYWPADVHVVGKDIVRFHTIYWPIFLMALDLPLPKKVFAHGFIMMKDGKMSKSKGNVIYPEMLIDRYGLDATRYFLLRELPFGSDGVFSPESFVERTNFDLANDLGNLLNRTISMINKYFDGVIPTKNLLPTEFDMALKEQAETVRIKYEESMEKMQFSVVLADLWTLVSRTNKYIDETQPWVLAKEETDKPKLGAVMRNLAESLHQIAVMLQPFMTSTPKRIIEQLGLDDRFLAWDTIETFGNTIPANIKVVEKGIPIFPRLESEIEIAYIRDEMRGSVKTLQEEEPKDQSKTTEIPEIPEITIDDFMKIDLRVATVTACENVPKADKLLKLQVDLGYEQRQVVSGIAKFYSPDELVGQKVIVVANLKPVKLRGELSQGMILAGEKDGILKLASVDPKLENGAKVK, encoded by the coding sequence GTGAGCGAACAAAATAAAACATTCTATATAACAACCCCAATCTATTATCCAAGTGGGAAATTTCATATCGGTACAGCGTATACAACTGTAGCATCAGATACAATCGCGCGTTATAAACGTTTACGTGGTTATGATGTACGTTTTTTAACTGGAATGGATGAGCATGGACAAAAAATTCAAGAGAAAGCAGCTGAAGCAGGCAAGCATCCACAGGAATATGTGAATGAAATTGCAGATGCGGCAAAAAGACTTTGGGCTTTAATGGATATTTCATATGATGATTTCATTCAAACAACCCAAGATCGACATAAGAAAGCTGTAGAAAAGATTTTCCAAAAGTTTTTAGATAATGGCGATATTTATAAAGGCGAGTATGAGGGGTGGTACTGTACCCCTTGTGAATCATTCTTTACTGAAACACAATTAGAGAATGGTAACTGTCCTGACTGTGGTCGACCAGTGCATAAAGTTAAAGAGGAATCATATTTCTTTAATATGAAGAAATATGCAGATCGTCTATTAGCTTATTATGAAGAGAATTTGGAGTTCATTGAACCTGAATCCCGAAAAAATGAGATGATTAATAACTTTATTAAACCAGGGCTAGAAGATTTATCTGTATCAAGAACATCATTCGACTGGGGAATTAAAGTACCTGGAGATCCTAAACATGTTATTTATGTTTGGGTAGATGCCTTAACGAACTATATCACTGCTTTAGGCTATCTATCAGAAGACGAAACATTATTCAACAAATATTGGCCAGCAGATGTACATGTAGTTGGAAAGGATATTGTTCGTTTCCATACAATATATTGGCCAATTTTCCTAATGGCACTAGACTTACCTCTCCCTAAAAAAGTGTTTGCACATGGTTTTATTATGATGAAGGATGGTAAAATGTCAAAATCGAAGGGCAATGTAATCTATCCAGAAATGTTAATCGACCGTTATGGTCTAGATGCGACACGTTATTTCCTATTACGCGAGCTTCCTTTTGGTTCTGACGGAGTATTTTCACCAGAATCATTTGTAGAACGAACTAACTTCGATCTTGCGAATGATTTAGGAAATTTATTGAATCGTACAATTTCTATGATTAATAAATATTTCGATGGTGTTATTCCTACAAAAAATCTTCTACCAACAGAGTTTGATATGGCTTTAAAAGAGCAGGCTGAGACGGTACGTATTAAATATGAAGAAAGTATGGAAAAAATGCAATTTAGTGTCGTATTGGCAGACTTATGGACACTTGTTTCACGCACAAATAAATATATAGATGAAACTCAACCATGGGTTCTAGCGAAAGAGGAAACAGATAAGCCAAAATTAGGTGCTGTTATGCGAAATTTAGCGGAAAGTTTACACCAAATTGCTGTCATGTTACAACCGTTTATGACATCTACACCTAAACGCATAATTGAGCAGTTAGGCTTGGATGACAGATTCTTAGCATGGGATACAATTGAAACATTCGGCAATACTATTCCAGCAAACATTAAAGTGGTAGAAAAAGGTATTCCGATATTCCCACGCTTAGAGAGTGAAATAGAGATAGCCTATATTCGTGATGAAATGCGTGGTTCAGTGAAAACGCTGCAAGAAGAGGAGCCTAAAGATCAATCGAAAACTACTGAAATTCCAGAAATTCCTGAAATTACAATTGATGATTTCATGAAAATTGATTTGCGAGTCGCAACGGTAACTGCATGTGAAAATGTTCCGAAAGCGGATAAATTATTAAAGCTTCAAGTGGATCTTGGATATGAGCAACGACAAGTAGTTTCAGGCATTGCCAAGTTCTATTCTCCAGACGAATTAGTTGGTCAAAAGGTGATAGTAGTCGCTAATTTGAAACCGGTGAAATTACGAGGTGAATTATCACAAGGTATGATTTTAGCTGGTGAAAAAGATGGAATTTTAAAATTAGCATCAGTTGATCCAAAACTTGAAAACGGGGCAAAAGTAAAGTAA
- a CDS encoding hydrolase TatD, giving the protein MFIDTHVHLNADQYTEDLQEVIDRALEAKVETMVVVGFDRKTIEKTMQLIEQYDFVYGVIGWHPVDAIDCTQEDLNWIEELTAHPKIVGIGETGLDYYWDKSPKEVQQALFRKQIHLAQKVNLPIIIHNRDATGDVVQILREENAASVGGVMHCYSGSVETAHECIAMNFMISLGGPVTFKNARMPKEVATEIPLEHLMIETDAPYLAPHPYRGKRNEPAFVPLVAEEIARLKGLKIEEIAQVTTANAKKFFRIDV; this is encoded by the coding sequence ATGTTCATCGATACACATGTACACTTAAACGCAGATCAGTACACAGAAGATCTACAAGAGGTTATTGATAGAGCCCTTGAGGCAAAAGTAGAAACAATGGTTGTAGTTGGATTTGATCGTAAAACCATTGAAAAGACAATGCAACTTATTGAACAATATGATTTTGTTTATGGTGTCATTGGCTGGCACCCTGTTGATGCGATTGATTGTACACAAGAAGATTTGAATTGGATTGAGGAATTAACAGCACATCCAAAAATAGTTGGTATTGGTGAAACTGGGTTGGACTACTATTGGGATAAATCCCCAAAGGAAGTTCAACAAGCACTTTTCCGCAAGCAAATTCATTTAGCGCAAAAGGTGAATTTACCAATCATTATTCATAACAGAGATGCAACAGGGGATGTTGTACAAATTTTACGTGAAGAAAATGCAGCATCCGTTGGTGGGGTTATGCATTGCTATAGTGGTAGTGTAGAAACAGCACATGAATGTATTGCTATGAATTTTATGATTAGCCTTGGTGGGCCGGTGACATTTAAAAATGCACGGATGCCCAAGGAAGTGGCGACAGAAATACCGTTAGAGCATTTGATGATTGAAACAGATGCACCGTATCTAGCGCCTCATCCATATCGAGGAAAGCGTAATGAGCCAGCCTTTGTGCCATTAGTGGCAGAAGAAATTGCGCGTTTAAAAGGGTTAAAGATTGAGGAAATTGCACAGGTAACAACAGCCAATGCGAAAAAATTTTTTAGGATTGACGTTTAA
- the rsmI gene encoding 16S rRNA (cytidine(1402)-2'-O)-methyltransferase, producing the protein MKSQKSTIHDQTGCLYLVGTPIGNLEDMSVRALRILKEADIIAAEDTRNTKKLCNYFDIETPLISYHEHNLAVGGEKLLTLLQEGKTIALVSDAGLPCISDPGADIVEKAIAQNFPVVPIPGPNAAISALIASGLTPQPFFFYGFLNRGKKERRQQLEQLKKRQETMLFYEAPHRLKETLKDMELILGNRRIVLARELTKKFEEFLRGTLNEAVEWSQNEEIRGEFCIVLEGNSNIEEEDSEEAYWVKMSFVEHVDYIIAQDGVTSKEAIKEVAKLRKVSKRDVYNEYHS; encoded by the coding sequence GTGAAATCACAAAAGAGTACAATACACGATCAGACAGGCTGTTTATATCTTGTAGGAACACCTATTGGAAATCTAGAAGATATGAGCGTGCGTGCACTACGCATTTTAAAAGAAGCAGATATTATAGCCGCAGAAGATACTAGAAATACAAAGAAGCTGTGTAACTACTTTGACATTGAAACACCTTTAATAAGTTATCATGAACATAATTTAGCGGTGGGAGGAGAAAAATTATTAACTTTACTACAGGAGGGTAAAACAATAGCATTAGTGAGTGATGCAGGTTTACCTTGTATTTCTGATCCTGGTGCAGATATAGTTGAAAAAGCAATCGCTCAAAACTTTCCTGTTGTGCCGATACCAGGTCCGAATGCGGCAATATCGGCTTTAATTGCATCTGGATTAACACCTCAGCCGTTTTTCTTCTATGGATTTTTAAATCGCGGGAAAAAGGAACGTCGACAGCAATTAGAGCAGCTAAAAAAACGTCAGGAAACAATGCTGTTCTATGAGGCACCTCATCGTTTAAAGGAAACCTTAAAAGATATGGAACTTATTCTTGGAAATCGTCGAATTGTATTAGCGCGTGAGTTGACAAAGAAATTTGAGGAGTTTTTAAGAGGAACTCTCAATGAAGCCGTAGAATGGTCTCAAAATGAGGAAATCCGAGGGGAATTTTGTATTGTCCTTGAAGGAAATAGCAATATTGAGGAAGAGGATAGCGAAGAAGCGTATTGGGTAAAGATGTCCTTTGTGGAACATGTCGATTATATTATTGCTCAGGATGGTGTTACGTCAAAAGAAGCCATAAAAGAAGTAGCGAAACTACGGAAAGTATCTAAACGAGATGTATATAACGAATATCATAGCTAA
- a CDS encoding transition state regulator Abh yields MKSTGIVRKVDELGRVVIPIELRRTLGIAEKDALEIYVDDDKIILKKYMPNMTCAVTGEVSDDNFRLVGGKLILSPEGAEMLVKEIQNNLKK; encoded by the coding sequence ATGAAATCAACAGGAATTGTTCGTAAAGTCGATGAGTTAGGTCGTGTAGTAATTCCTATCGAACTACGCCGTACATTAGGTATTGCTGAAAAAGACGCTTTAGAAATCTATGTGGATGATGACAAAATCATCTTAAAAAAATATATGCCTAACATGACATGTGCTGTTACTGGCGAAGTATCTGATGATAACTTCCGTCTAGTTGGAGGCAAATTAATTTTAAGCCCAGAAGGTGCAGAAATGTTAGTGAAAGAAATCCAAAATAACTTAAAAAAATAA